From a single Lacerta agilis isolate rLacAgi1 chromosome 3, rLacAgi1.pri, whole genome shotgun sequence genomic region:
- the GPR75 gene encoding LOW QUALITY PROTEIN: probable G-protein coupled receptor 75 (The sequence of the model RefSeq protein was modified relative to this genomic sequence to represent the inferred CDS: substituted 1 base at 1 genomic stop codon) produces the protein MASASASALARSARGSPLRPDPQGGAWRVMAQRSGRERRAPSLLLTIAGAWGEKRGKEPTRHGFTHHGLQASKTRRLILRCXKTRRALVPVRMNLTGWAETKWTDRSNSSVQPPPPHPWGSNDTFSFQGDLQDIIHTATLVTCTFLLAVIFCLGSYGNLIVFLSFFDPAFRKFRTNFDFMILNLSFCDLFICGVTAPMFTFALFLDSAAGIPDAFCFTFHLTSSGFIIMSLKTVAVIALHRLRMVLGKQPNRTASFPCTLLLTLALWSMSFTLATLATMRTQKSRLCLPISSLVIGEGKVVPYLYVIDFICCVAVVSVSYIMIAQALRKNAQVRKCPPIITVDASRPPPLIGPLAAGCADGVQCAVPALYRNQNYNKLQHIQTHAYTKNLSQLPATAASSFQLVSTVNLSTAKDSKAVVTCVVIVLSVLVCCLPLGISLVQDVLSRNSGFILYQFELCGFTLIFFKSGLNPFIYSRNSAGLRRRVLWCLQYFALVFFCCKQKTRLRAVGKGSLEANRNKSSHHETNSAYMLSPKPQKKFVDQACGPSHSKESVLSPKASAGRQHYGAQSSSTPMNTRIEPYYSIYNSCPSQEVSTPNSLQPTNSPFGFANSYIAMHYHAMTDVVRDFDSTSAKQIPVPSV, from the exons ATGGCCTCGGCCTCGGCCTCCGCTCTGGCCCGAAGCGCACGGGGCTCTCCTCTCCGGCCGGACCCTCAAGGCGGAGCCTGGCGCGTAATGGCGCAACGGAGCGGCCGGGAGCGTCGGGCGCCTTCGCTGCTCCTGACCATTGCCGGGGCCTGGGGGGAGAAGCGCGGGAAGGAGCCCACGCGCCACG GCTTCACCCACCATGGACTTCAGGCTTCTAAAACGAGGCGATTGATTCTGAGGTGCTGAAAGACCCGCAGAGCGTTGGTTCCTGTGAGGATGAACCTGACGGGCTGGGCTGAGACAAAGTGGACAGACCGCTCCAATTCCTCGgtacagccgccgccgccacaccCTTGGGGCAGCAATGACACCTTTTCCTTCCAAGGAGACCTCCAAGACATCATCCACACAGCTACCTTGGTGACGTGCACCTTCCTGTTGGCTGTCATCTTCTGCCTGGGCTCCTACGGCAACCTCATTGTCTTCCTGTCCTTCTTCGACCCGGCCTTCCGGAAGTTCCGCACCAACTTTGACTTCATGATCCTCAACCTGTCCTTCTGCGACCTCTTCATCTGCGGAGTGACCGCCCCCATGTTCACCTTTGCCCTGTTCCTGGACTCGGCGGCGGGCATCCCCGATGCTTTCTGCTTCACCTTCCACCTCACCAGTTCTGGCTTCATCATCATGTCCCTCAAGACGGTGGCCGTCATCGCCCTTCACCGGCTCCGCATGGTGTTGGGCAAGCAGCCCAACCGGACGGCCTCTTTCCCTTGCACCCTTTTGCTCACCTTGGCCTTGTGGTCCATGAGCTTCACCCTGGCGACGCTGGCCACCATGAGGACCCAGAAATCCCGCCTCTGCCTCCCCATCTCCAGCCTGGTCATCGGAGAGGGGAAGGTGGTCCCTTACTTGTACGTCATCGACTTCATCTGCTGCGTGGCGGTGGTTTCCGTCTCCTACATCATGATCGCCCAGGCCTTGAGGAAGAACGCCCAGGTGCGCAAATGCCCCCCCATCATCACAGTCGATGCATCCAGGCCTCCGCCATTGATCGGACCCCTTGCCGCTGGGTGCGCTGATGGCGTGCAGTGCGCCGTGCCCGCTCTCTACAGAAACCAAAACTACAACAAGCTGCAGCACATCCAAACCCACGCGTACACAAAGAACCTCAGCCAGCTGCCTGCAACTGCAGCCAGCAGTTTCCAGCTGGTGTCGACAGTGAACTTGTCGACAGCCAAGGACTCTAAGGCCGTGGTGACGTGCGTTGTCATTGTCCTTTCGGTGTTagtctgctgcctccccctcggCATCTCCCTGGTGCAGGACGTTCTGTCCCGCAACAGCGGCTTCATCCTCTACCAGTTCGAACTGTGTGGGTTCACTCTCATCTTCTTCAAGTCTGGGCTGAACCCTTTCATTTATTCCCGGAACAGCGCGGGGCTGAGGAGGAGGGTCCTTTGGTGCCTCCAGTACTTCGCCCTCGTCTTCTTCTGCTGCAAGCAGAAGACGAGGCTCCGCGCCGTGGGCAAAGGGAGCCTCGAGGCCAACCGCAACAAGTCGTCCCACCACGAGACGAACTCCGCTTACATGCTCTCTCCGAAGCCTCAGAAGAAGTTTGTGGACCAAGCCTGCGGCCCGAGTCACTCCAAGGAAAGCGTGCTGAGCCCAAAGGCTTCCGCCGGCCGCCAGCATTACGGGGCCCAGAGCAGCTCCACCCCTATGAACACTCGCATCGAACCTTATTAC